The following proteins are encoded in a genomic region of Arachis stenosperma cultivar V10309 chromosome 4, arast.V10309.gnm1.PFL2, whole genome shotgun sequence:
- the LOC130976701 gene encoding protein CELLULOSE SYNTHASE INTERACTIVE 1-like yields MERNGDGRVQDSEPPTPHSVLKMGLRDRTSSMEDPDGTLASVAQCIEQLRQSSSSAHEKEYSLRQLLELIEMRENAFSAVGSHSQAVPVLVSLLRSGSLNVKIQAATVLGSLCKENELRVKVLLGGCIPPLLGLLKSSSTEGQIAAAKTIYAVSQDGVKDHVGSKIFSTEGVVPVLWQQLQKGLKSANVVESLLTGALKNLASNTEGFWGATMQAGGVDILVKLLATGQPGTLANVCFLLASVMMEDASACSKVLSADVTKQLLKLLGPGNDDSVRAEAAGALKSLSSQCKEARREIANANGIPALINATIAPSKEFMQGECAQALQENAMCALANISGGLSFVISSLGQSLDSCTTPTQVADTLGALASALMIYDNKAESTRASDPSVVEQTLLKQFKPRLPFLVQERTIEALASLYGNPILSLKLANSGAKHLLVGLITMASNEVQDELTKSLLTLCNGEASLWRAIQGREGIQLLISLLGLSSEQQQECAVALLCLLTSENDESKWAITAAGGIPPLVQILETGSAKAKEDSATILKNLCNHSEDIRACVESADAVPALLWLLKNGSPNGKDIAAKTLNHLIHKSDTTTISQLTALLTSDQPESKIYILDALRSMLSVAPLSDILREGSAPSDAFDTMIALLSSTKEETQAKSASALAGIFESRKDIRESSIAVKALSSALKLINVESESILMESSHCLASIFLSIKENRDVAAIARAALSRLVALANSSVLEVAEMATCAVANIILDSEIAEKAVTEEVILPATKVLREGTISGKAHAAAAIARLLHSRKVDSDVTDCINRAGTVLALVSFLDSAISGSVATSEALEALAILSRSEESSTQNKSACAVLAEFPKSISPIVLSIVDSAPMLQDKAIEILSRLCKDLPIVLGDDVVTASGCISSIAKRISSSTNVKVKIGGAALLISAAKANHQRLMEDLNSSNLCANLIRSLVDILISAEPSLGNQGDDKKELISICRRSTQEEANGGESNTGTAIISGADLAIWLLSILACHDEKSRSIIMEAGAIDVLTDRISNCFSQYSQIDYKEDSSMWICALLLAILFQDRDIIRTHATIKSVPALASLLKSEELANKYFAAQAIASLVCNGSRGTLLSVANSGAAGGLISLLGSADTDIHDLLELSEEFLLVRYPDQVALERLFRVDDIRVGATSRKAMPALVDLLKPIPDRPGAPFLALGLLIQLGRDCPSNKLIMVEAGALEALTKYLSLSPQDATEEAATDLLGILFSTADIRKHESAFGAVAQLVAVLRLGGRAARLSAAKALESLFTADHIRNAEMARQAVQPLVEILSTGSEREQHAAIAALVRLLNENPSKALAVADVEMNAVDVLCRILSSDCSVELKGDAAELCCALFGNTRIRSTMASARCVEPLVSLLVTEFSPAQLSVVRALDRLVDDEQLAELVAAHGAVVPLVGLLYGRNYLLHEAISRALVKLGKDRPACKMEMVKAGVVESILSILHEAPDYLCAAFAELLRILTNNATIAKGQSAAKVVEPLFMLLTRQEFMPEGLHSTLQVLVNILEHPQCRADHTLSSRQVIEPLIPLLDSPIPAVQQLAAELLSHLLVEEHLQKDPVTQQVIGPLIRVLSSGIHILQQRAVKALVSIALTWPNEIAKEGGVVEISKVILQADPSIPHALWESSASVLSCILQFSSEFYLEVPIAVLVRLLRSGSESTVIGALNALLVLESDDGTSAVAMAESGAIEALLELLRSHQCEETAARLLEVLLNNVKIRETKVTKSAIVPLSQYLLDPQTQAQQARLLATLALGDLFQNEGLARTADAVSACRALVNVLEEQPTEEMKVVAICALQNLVMYSRSNRRAVAEAGGVQVVLDLISSSEPDTSIQAAMFIKLLFSNNTIQEYASSETVRAITAAIEKDLWASGTVNEEYLKALNSLFSNFPRLRATEPATLSIPHLVTSLKTGSEACQEAALDALFLLRQAWSACPAEVSRAQSIAAADAIPFLQYLIQSGPPRFQEKAEFLLQCLPGTLVVIIKRGNNMKQSVGNPSVYCKLTLGNTPPRQTKVVSTGPNPEWDESFSWSFESPPKGQKLHISCKNKSKVGKSKFGKVTIQIDRVVMLGAVAGEYALLPQSKSGPPRNLEIEFQWSNKPIVNAAEAAVAAAAE; encoded by the exons ATG GAACGAAATGGTGACGGAAGGGTTCAAGATTCAGAGCCCCCAACTCCACATTCTGTTCTAAAGATGGGATTGAG GGATCGAACTAGCAGCATGGAGGATCCAGATGGAACATTAGCAAGCGTTGCCCAGTGCATTGAACAACTGCGCCAGAGCTCATCTTCAGCACATGAGAAAGAGTATTCCTTAAGGCAGTTATTGGAGCTTATAGAGATGCGAGAAAATGCTTTTAGTGCTGTTGGATCTCACTCTCAAGCAGTTCCAGTACTTGTTTCCCTTCTTCGGTCGGGTTCATTGAATGTAAAGATACAGGCAGCAACTGTCCTGGGCTCCCTTTGTAAAGAAAATGAGCTGAGGGTGAAAGTCTTGCTTGGAGGATGCATTCCTCCGTTGCTTGGTCTTCTAAAGTCTAGTTCCACGGAAGGGCAAATTGCTGCTGCCAAGACCATTTATGCTGTCTCTCAAGATGGTGTGAAAGATCATGTTGGTTCGAAAATATTTTCAACTGAAGGTGTTGTACCAGTGCTCTGGCAGCAGCTGCAGAAGGGCTTGAAATCAGCAAATGTAGTCGAAAGTTTATTGACTGGAGCATTGAAAAATCTCGCCAGCAATACTGAGGGATTCTGGGGTGCAACCATGCAAGCTGGAGGAGTGGACATATTAGTCAAGTTACTGGCAACAGGACAGCCTGGCACCTTAGCTAATGTGTGTTTTTTGCTTGCTTCTGTTATGATGGAGGATGCATCTGCATGCTCAAAGGTGTTATCAGCAGACGTGACAAAACAACTCCTCAAACTATTAGGCCCTGGTAATGATGACTCTGTCAGGGCTGAAGCAGCTGGTGCTCTTAAGTCTCTATCTTCCCAGTGCAAAGAGGCAAGAAGAGAGATAGCAAATGCTAATGGTATTCCTGCATTAATCAATGCCACAATAGCTCCTTCCAAAGAGTTCATGCAAGGTGAGTGTGCTCAAGCATTACAGGAGAATGCAATGTGTGCTCTAGCAaacatatctggtggtttgTCTTTTGTCATATCTAGCCTTGGTCAAAGCCTTGACTCGTGCACCACACCTACCCAGGTTGCTGACACATTAGGAGCATTAGCTTCAGCTCTCATGATATATGATAACAAGGCAGAATCTACTAGAGCATCAGATCCTTCAGTGGTTGAACAAACATTACTCAAACAGTTTAAACCTCGCTTGCCGTTCCTTGTTCAGGAACGGACCATTGAAGCGCTTGCTAGTTTGTATGGAAATCCCATACTCTCGCTTAAACTTGCGAATTCTGGTGCAAAACATTTGCTTGTTGGTTTGATAACAATGGCTTCCAATGAAGTGCAAGATGAGCTCACAAAATCTCTCTTGACCTTGTGCAATGGTGAAGCCAGTCTATGGCGTGCAATTCAAGGCCGTGAAGGAATTCAACTATTGATATCTCTTCTTGGGCTTTCATCAGAACAGCAGCAAGAATGTGCAGTTGCCTTGCTTTGCCTTCTAACTAGTGAAAATGATGAAAGTAAATGGGCCATTACTGCTGCTGGCGGTATACCTCCACTTGTTCAAATTCTAGAGACAGGATCTGCAAAAGCAAAGGAAGACTCAGCAACCATCCTTAAGAACTTGTGCAACCACAGTGAAGACATACGAGCATGTGTCGAAAGTGCCGATGCTGTTCCTGCATTGTTGTGGCTATTGAAGAATGGAAGCCCAAATGGGAAGGATATTGCAGCAAAGACATTAAATCATTTAATTCATAAATCTGATACTACGACTATCAGTCAGCTTACAGCATTATTGACTAGTGATCAGCCTGAATCTAAGATCTACATTCTGGATGCTTTGAGAAGCATGCTTTCTGTTGCACCTCTTAGTGACATTCTACGTGAAGGTAGTGCTCCTAGTGATGCATTTGATACCATGATAGCATTGCTGAGTTCTACCAAAGAAGAAACTCAGGCAAAGTCAGCATCAGCTCTGGCAGGAATTTTTGAATCAAGGAAAGACATTCGTGAAAGTAGCATTGCTGTTAAAGCTCTTAGTTCAGCCCTGAAATTGATTAATGTTGAATCTGAAAGTATCCTGATGGAGTCCTCACACTGCCTGGCTTCAATATTTCTATCCATCAAAGAAAACAGGGATGTAGCTGCTATTGCTAGAGCTGCATTATCCCGCTTAGTTGCACTCGCTAACTCTTCAGTTTTGGAAGTTGCAGAGATGGCAACATGTGCTGTGGCAAACATTATTTTGGATAGTGAAATTGCAGAAAAAGCTGTTACAGAAGAAGTTATCTTGCCTGCCACCAAAGTATTACGTGAAGGCACAATCTCTGGAAAAGCCCATGCAGCTGCAGCAATAGCTCGCCTCTTACACTCCCGGAAAGTTGATTCTGACGTAACCGATTGCATAAATCGTGCTGGCACTGTTCTTGCATTAGTTTCTTTCTTAGATTCTGCTATTAGTGGATCTGTTGCCACATCAGAGGCTCTAGAAGCTCTTGCCATTCTGTCCAGGTCAGAAGAGTCCAGCACACAGAATAAATCGGCTTGTGCAGTTTTGGCTGAATTCCCAAAGAGCATAAGTCCAATAGTCTTATCTATTGTTGATTCAGCACCAATGTTGCAGGATAAAGCTATTGAGATATTGTCTCGATTATGCAAGGATCTACCTATTGTTTTAGGTGACGATGTTGTTACTGCATCTGGATGTATATCTTCAATAGCCAAGAGAATAAGTAGTTCCACAAATGTGAAAGTCAAAATTGGGGGAGCTGCACTTCTAATTTCTGCAGCAAAAGCAAATCATCAGAGACTTATGGAGGATCTCAATTCATCAAACTTGTGTGCTAATCTTATTCGATCTCTAGTTGATATTCTTATTTCTGCAGAGCCTTCTCTGGGTAATCAAGGTGATGACAAGAAGGAGCTAATCAGCATATGCAGGAGGAGTACACAAGAAGAGGCCAATGGTGGTGAATCAAACACTGGCACGGCCATTATATCTGGTGCTGACTTAGCTATATGGTTATTATCTATTCTTGCTTGTCATGATGAAAAAAGTAGAAGTATCATAATGGAGGCTGGAGCAATTGACGTTCTAACTGACAGGATCTCAAATTGTTTCTCACAATATTCCCAG ATTGACTACAAAGAAGATAGCAGCATGTGGATTTGTGCTTTGTTGTTAGCAATATTATTTCAAGATAGAGATATCATACGCACACATGCAACCATAAAATCTGTACCAGCACTTGCCAGTTTATTGAAGTCAGAAGAATTGGCAAACAAATATTTTGCTGCACAAGCAATAGCTAGCCTTGTCTGTAACGGTAGCAGGGGAACGCTTCTGTCTGTAGCAAATTCTGGTGCAGCTGGTGGACTTATCTCCTTGCTTGGCAGTGCTGATACTGATATTCATGATCTTCTGGAATTGTCAGAAGAATTTTTGTTGGTGCGTTATCCTGATCAAGTTGCTCTTGAGAGGTTGTTTAGAGTTGATGATATAAGAGTTGGTGCCACTTCTCGGAAGGCAATGCCTGCCCTTGTTGATCTGCTCAAACCAATTCCAGATCGCCCAGGAGCCCCATTTTTAGCACTTGGGCTTTTGATTCAGCTTGGTAGAGATTGCCCATCCAATAAGCTTATAATGGTAGAGGCTGGAGCCTTAGAAGCACTTACAAAGTATCTTTCACTAAGTCCACAAGATGCAACTGAAGAAGCTGCTACAGATCTGCTAGGAATTCTGTTTAGCACTGCTGATATACGAAAACATGAGTCAGCATTCGGTGCTGTTGCTCAACTTGTTGCTGTCCTACGGCTAGGAGGAAGAGCTGCCAGGTTAAGTGCTGCAAAAGCCTTGGAAAGTTTATTCACTGCTGATCACATTAGAAATGCAGAGATGGCTCGCCAAGCTGTTCAACCTTTGGTGGAGATTCTTAGTACTGGTTCAGAGAGAGAGCAGCATGCTGCAATTGCTGCATTGGTTCGGTTACTGAATGAAAACCCATCAAAAGCACTTGCTGTTGCAGATGTTGAGATGAATGCAGTGGATGTTCTTTGCAGGATCCTTTCATCGGATTGTTCGGTGGAACTCAAGGGGGATGCTGCTGAATTATGTTGTGCACTTTTTGGAAATACAAGGATTCGATCCACAATGGCTTCTGCCCGCTGTGTCGAACCACTAGTCTCTCTCCTTGTAACTGAGTTTAGTCCTGCTCAGCTTTCAGTTGTTCGGGCATTGGATAGGCTTGTAGATGATGAGCAACTGGCTGAACTAGTTGCTGCACATGGTGCAGTTGTTCCTCTTGTCGGCCTACTGTATGGTCGGAACTATTTACTACATGAGGCCATTTCCAGAGCTCTAGTCAAGTTAGGAAAAGACAGGCCTGCTTGTAAAATGGAAATGGTGAAAGCTGGAGTGGTTGAAAGCATACTTAGCATCTTACACGAAGCACCCGATTATCTATGTGCAGCGTTTGCAGAATTGTTGCGTATATTGACCAATAATGCTACCATAGCTAAAGGACAATCTGCTGCCAAAGTGGTTGAACCCTTGTTTATGTTGCTGACAAGACAAGAATTTATGCCCGAAGGACTGCATAGCACATTGCAGGTTTTGGTTAATATCTTGGAACATCCACAGTGTCGTGCAGACCATACATTGAGTTCTCGCCAAGTTATTGAACCACTTATCCCCTTGCTCGATTCTCCAATACCAGCAGTGCAACAGCTGGCTGCTGAGCTTCTTTCGCATCTACTTGTAGAAGAACACCTTCAGAAGGATCCGGTGACGCAGCAAGTAATTGGTCCCCTTATACGAGTTCTTAGTTCTGGTATACACATATTGCAGCAGAGAGCTGTAAAGGCTCTAGTTAGTATTGCTCTAACATGGCCAAATGAAATTGCCAAAGAGGGTGGTGTTGTTGAAATTTCCAAAGTAATATTGCAAGCCGATCCTTCCATTCCGCATGCCTTATGGGAGTCTTCTGCCTCAGTTTTGTCGTGTATTCTGCAATTTAGTTCTGAATTCTACTTGGAAGTGCCTATTGCTGTGTTGGTAAGGTTGCTGCGGTCTGGCTCAGAGAGCACAgttattggtgcattaaatgcTCTGCTGGTGTTGGAAAGTGATGATGGAACTAGTGCAGTAGCTATGGCTGAAAGTGGTGCCATAGAGGCACTCTTGGAGCTCCTAAGGTCTCATCAGTGTGAGGAAACTGCTGCTAGACTCTTAGAAGTATTGCTGAACAATGTAAAGATCCGAGAAACAAAAGTCACTAAATCAGCCATTGTACCATTATCCCAGTACCTTTTGGATCCACAAACTCAAGCACAACAGGCAAGGTTATTGGCAACTTTAGCTCTTGGGGATCTGTTTCAGAATGAAGGTCTTGCTCGAACAGCTGATGCAGTTTCTGCATGTCGTGCTTTAGTGAATGTTCTTGAAGAACAACCGACAGAAGAAATGAAAGTTGTGGCCATCTGTGCTTTGCAAAATCTTGTGATGTATAGTCGCTCGAATAGGAGAGCTGTTGCAGAGGCTGGTGGTGTTCAGGTTGTATTGGATCTGATAAGTTCAAGTGAGCCAGATACATCCATTCAGGCTGCAATGTTCATTAAACTTCTCTTCTCAAATAATACAATTCAAGAGTATGCTTCCAGTGAAACAGTCAGAGCAATAACTG CTGctattgaaaaagatttatgGGCCTCTGGTACCGTGAATGAGGAGTACTTGAAAGCCTTAAATTCTCTCTTCAGCAACTTCCCACGACTGAGAGCAACTGAACCAGCAACACTTAGCATCCCCCATCTGGTTACATCCTTAAAGACAGGCTCAGAGGCTTGTCAGGAGGCTGCTTTGGATGCACTTTTTTTACTACGACAAGCTTGGTCGGCATGCCCTGCCGAAGTCTCAAGAGCTCAGTCAATTGCAGCTGCCGATGCTATTCCATTCCTGCAGTACTTGATCCAGTCCGGCCCACCTCGGTTTCAGGAGAAGGCAGAATTTCTGTTGCAGTGTTTGCCGGGGACATTGGTGGTGATCATCAAGCGTGGTAACAATATGAAGCAGTCCGTCGGAAACCCAAGTGTCTACTGTAAACTTACATTGGGAAACACCCCACCCAGGCAAACAAAG GTGGTGTCAACTGGCCCTAATCCAGAATGGGATGAGAGCTTTTCATGGTCCTTTGAGAGTCCTCCAAAAGGCCAGAAGCTTCACATTTCATGCAAAAACAAGAGCAAAGTGGGAAAG AGTAAATTTGGAAAAGTAACAATACAAATTGATCGTGTGGTAATGCTTGGAGCAGTAGCTGGAGAGTATGCTCTATTGCCTCAAAGTAAAAGTGGGCCCCCAAGGAATCTAGAAATAGAATTTCAGTGGTCTAACAAGCCCATTGTTAATGCTGCTGAAGCTGCTGTTGCTGCAGCTGCTGAGTAA